Proteins from a genomic interval of Cognatishimia sp. WU-CL00825:
- the ctaA gene encoding heme A synthase, whose product MSQKRSIFEEVAEKKAPEKPVTGAIDKAPKGARKAIRVWLVILFAMVMAMIVVGGLTRLTDSGLSITEWKPVTGAMPPMSAPEWQSEFEKYQEIPEYQLQNKGMSLEEFKFIYWWEWGHRQLGRMIGLVWALGFLGFAVSRKIPTGWAGRLFLIGALGGLQGAIGWWMVSSGLSGDRLDVASYRLATHLGLAFVILGFIAWYIFLLGRPERDLMQARRGKEAKLFSLSTGLLHATFIQILLGALVAGIDAGRSFTDWPLMAGSFVPQGALELTPLWTNFFENAGLVQFMHRIWAYLLLIFAIVVWRRGRASAHGKTRFAFNALMAALLLQVVLGVMTVLYIAPWQLAITHQIVAVLVWVLMLRARFLAHYPLSTSIRETK is encoded by the coding sequence ATGAGCCAAAAGCGCAGCATTTTTGAAGAGGTCGCCGAGAAAAAGGCACCTGAAAAGCCGGTCACAGGGGCGATCGACAAGGCTCCAAAAGGTGCGCGCAAAGCCATTCGTGTTTGGTTGGTAATCTTGTTTGCGATGGTCATGGCGATGATTGTGGTTGGCGGGTTAACCCGTCTGACCGATAGCGGTTTGTCGATCACAGAATGGAAACCGGTCACCGGGGCGATGCCGCCAATGTCTGCGCCGGAATGGCAATCTGAATTCGAGAAATATCAAGAGATCCCGGAATATCAGTTGCAAAACAAAGGCATGAGCCTTGAAGAATTCAAGTTTATCTATTGGTGGGAATGGGGCCACCGCCAACTTGGCCGGATGATTGGCCTTGTCTGGGCCTTGGGTTTTCTGGGTTTTGCGGTCAGTCGCAAGATCCCAACAGGATGGGCGGGGCGCTTGTTCCTGATCGGGGCACTTGGCGGTTTGCAGGGGGCCATCGGCTGGTGGATGGTGTCCTCTGGCCTGTCTGGGGATCGTCTGGATGTTGCCTCTTATCGACTGGCCACTCATCTGGGCTTAGCCTTTGTTATCTTGGGCTTTATTGCCTGGTATATCTTTCTTTTGGGTCGACCTGAACGCGACCTCATGCAGGCGAGACGTGGCAAAGAAGCCAAACTTTTCTCGCTTTCCACCGGCCTTTTGCACGCGACCTTTATCCAAATCCTGCTTGGGGCGTTGGTGGCGGGCATTGATGCTGGGCGCAGTTTTACCGATTGGCCTTTGATGGCGGGCAGCTTTGTGCCGCAGGGCGCATTGGAACTGACGCCCTTGTGGACCAATTTCTTTGAAAACGCGGGCCTTGTACAGTTCATGCATCGGATTTGGGCCTATCTGCTGCTCATCTTTGCAATTGTCGTCTGGCGGCGTGGCCGTGCCTCTGCACATGGCAAAACCCGCTTTGCGTTCAACGCTTTGATGGCGGCTTTGCTCTTGCAGGTCGTTCTTGGTGTCATGACTGTGCTTTATATCGCGCCCTGGCAGTTGGCGATCACCCATCAGATCGTCGCAGTGCTTGTTTGGGTTTTGATGCTGCGCGCACGTTTTCTGGCGCATTACCCTTTATCCACTTCGATCC